One genomic segment of Mastomys coucha isolate ucsf_1 unplaced genomic scaffold, UCSF_Mcou_1 pScaffold22, whole genome shotgun sequence includes these proteins:
- the LOC116068747 gene encoding uncharacterized protein LOC116068747 isoform X2, protein MFSFFQTSGGSVHKKAKSGHLGHYWRRWIRPLTHVWHASHRDPKVCPQNKMEPDSLHKPPKFNYNSIEFIDQMVHYIPAAVQNHDHLSISIFFAVYQKYGSFQPDCVEDQQIKSAIFSFLSRWLQKFPEDFCEAPDMAIVRQFMDYVRLNVPSVDVDTQANELLLALEEQEAKELKLEKDYAASPEPSVPDAWRMQETLALKPASVAEPRGDQQAREDTELVEPAVLEPFVPEAGPVRFLTLNQALSTSADTQSHADMAADVAADVTADVASDVAADKAVDVAAGVSAARQVFLSAIVQVGAPDFIFPLPEVDI, encoded by the exons atgttctctttttttcagaCTTCCGGTGGCTCTGTCCACAAAAAAGCCAAGAGTGGTCACCTTGGCCACTATTGGAGACGTTGGATACGCCCTCTGACACATGTCTGGCATGCTTCCCACAGGGATCCCAAG GTCTGTCCTCAGAATAAAATGGAGCCAGATTCTCTGCACAAGCCACCCAAGTTCAACTACAATAGCATTGAATTTATTGATCAAATGGTCCACTACATACCAGCTGCAGTTCAGAACCACGACCACCTCTCCATCAGCATTTTTTTTGCTGTCTACCAAAA GTATGGATCCTTCCAGCCTGACTGTGTGGAGGACCAGCAAATAAAGAG CGCCATATTCAGCTTTCTGTCCCGCTGGCTTCAGAAATTTCCTGAGGATTTTTGTGAGGCCCCAGATATGGCCATCGTGAGGCAGTTCATGGACTACGTGAGGCTCAATGTGCCTTCTGTAGATGTAGATACCCAAGCCAATGAGCTGCTCTTGGCACTGGAGGAGCAAGAGGCCAAAGAGCTAAAGCTTGAGAAAG ACTATGCAGCATCTCCAGAGCCCTCAGTGCCAGATGCCTGGAGGATGCAAGAGACTCTGGCTCTGAAGCCAGCTTCTGTGGCAGAGCCACGGGGAGACCAGCAAGCCCGAGAGGACACTGAGCTCGTGGAACCGGCAGTCCTGGAACCCTTTGTGCCAGAAGCTGGACCAGTGCGGTTTCTGACTTTAAATCAAGCTCTGTCCACATCAGCTGATACACAGTCACATGCAGATATGGCTGCAGATGTGGCTGCAGATGTGACTGCAGATGTGGCCTCAGATGTGGCTGCAGATAAGGCTGTAGATGTGGCTGCAGGTGTTTCAGCAGCCAGGCAGGTATTTCTGTCTGCCATTGTGCAAGTAGGTGCGCCAGATTTCATTTTTCCTCTGCCTGAAGTTGACATATAG
- the LOC116068747 gene encoding ral guanine nucleotide dissociation stimulator-like isoform X1 codes for MFSFFQTSGGSVHKKAKSGHLGHYWRRWIRPLTHVWHASHRDPKVCPQNKMEPDSLHKPPKFNYNSIEFIDQMVHYIPAAVQNHDHLSISIFFAVYQKYVSTWEVLDLMMRMYGSFQPDCVEDQQIKSAIFSFLSRWLQKFPEDFCEAPDMAIVRQFMDYVRLNVPSVDVDTQANELLLALEEQEAKELKLEKDYAASPEPSVPDAWRMQETLALKPASVAEPRGDQQAREDTELVEPAVLEPFVPEAGPVRFLTLNQALSTSADTQSHADMAADVAADVTADVASDVAADKAVDVAAGVSAARQVFLSAIVQVGAPDFIFPLPEVDI; via the exons atgttctctttttttcagaCTTCCGGTGGCTCTGTCCACAAAAAAGCCAAGAGTGGTCACCTTGGCCACTATTGGAGACGTTGGATACGCCCTCTGACACATGTCTGGCATGCTTCCCACAGGGATCCCAAG GTCTGTCCTCAGAATAAAATGGAGCCAGATTCTCTGCACAAGCCACCCAAGTTCAACTACAATAGCATTGAATTTATTGATCAAATGGTCCACTACATACCAGCTGCAGTTCAGAACCACGACCACCTCTCCATCAGCATTTTTTTTGCTGTCTACCAAAAGTATGTTAGCACCTGGGAAGTGCTGGACCTGATGATGAGAAT GTATGGATCCTTCCAGCCTGACTGTGTGGAGGACCAGCAAATAAAGAG CGCCATATTCAGCTTTCTGTCCCGCTGGCTTCAGAAATTTCCTGAGGATTTTTGTGAGGCCCCAGATATGGCCATCGTGAGGCAGTTCATGGACTACGTGAGGCTCAATGTGCCTTCTGTAGATGTAGATACCCAAGCCAATGAGCTGCTCTTGGCACTGGAGGAGCAAGAGGCCAAAGAGCTAAAGCTTGAGAAAG ACTATGCAGCATCTCCAGAGCCCTCAGTGCCAGATGCCTGGAGGATGCAAGAGACTCTGGCTCTGAAGCCAGCTTCTGTGGCAGAGCCACGGGGAGACCAGCAAGCCCGAGAGGACACTGAGCTCGTGGAACCGGCAGTCCTGGAACCCTTTGTGCCAGAAGCTGGACCAGTGCGGTTTCTGACTTTAAATCAAGCTCTGTCCACATCAGCTGATACACAGTCACATGCAGATATGGCTGCAGATGTGGCTGCAGATGTGACTGCAGATGTGGCCTCAGATGTGGCTGCAGATAAGGCTGTAGATGTGGCTGCAGGTGTTTCAGCAGCCAGGCAGGTATTTCTGTCTGCCATTGTGCAAGTAGGTGCGCCAGATTTCATTTTTCCTCTGCCTGAAGTTGACATATAG